aacagctggagggccgtaggttgagcatgcctgccttataGGAGCTGTCTTTTATGAGAAGACTTataattaaagggatattccagttggAAACAGTTATCCCCCTAACtattagatctgtgggggtcctaccgctgggacccccactgatcatgagaatgggggccctATACCCCCTGCATCTCCCCTGAAATGACTGGAGCGTCCAGTTGCACATGCGCTAagatgctctattcatttctatggaagtttcGGAATAGTCGAGTACTGCTCTTGCCTCTCTCTGAAACTCCCTTAGAAATAAATTGAGTGGGCTGAACGCATGTTTGACTGGCCGCTCTGGTCATTTCAGGGGACCTGTGTGGGGTAtggggcccctgttcttgtgggggtcctaccactgggacccccaccgatctaatagttatcctctatcctgtggataggggataacttttaccaactggaatacctctttaagtgaCAGGGAACTGAGCTAAGATGTAAtgccttagggtacattcacacgaccgtaagtgttttgcggtccgcagattgcggatctgcaaaatgcggataccggacgtgtgcgttctgcattttgcggaccgcacctgGCCGGCGCTATATTGAGAGTGCCTATTATCCACAACCACTTTCAAGAATAGAAcatggaacaacggatgcggacagtacgcAGTGttttttaatgggtccacacccgttctgcaaaattgcggaacggatgcagatccatttatacggtcgtgtgaatgcaccctcattcacacagtcagtgtttgatcagtgatttcaatCTGtgtttttgagccaaaaccaggtgcagatctttcccttatacctcctggttttggctcacaatcagtgatggaaatcgctgaccaaaacactgacatgaatAATGCTTAACTTTCCTATCCCCTTTACTGGATTTTTTGATAGTATGGCCGCTAGAGAAACTAAATTAAGCTTTGTTGCCTATAGGTTAAATAGGTCatttaatttagaaaaaaaaaccattttcATATATGCCAAATGGGAGGAGGTTCTCCTGTTCAGGATCCTAATTTCCTAGCTAGTATAGAGCAACTCCAGTCAGGAGGACCTGGTATGTCTGTACATTACTAAGGGCTCCATTGATTACAGTAGgggctgtgtaatgcttcatttgtcCTATGGTGGCGCTAAAAGGTCCCTCCACAGATAACAGTTGAACATCGTGGGCCCCAGCAGCAGAACATTTTGTGGTCAGCCTATTATCAGAGGTGATAGTCTCTCTGATAAGACCGCCTCAATCAGGTCATAGAATAGAGAGTATTGGTACATCCTGATCCAGAATACTTAgcaaattcacttttttttttattttattgacttTTATAGCCGATCTGTAACAAAGCAGGCGATTTTCACACTTCTCTGTTTACATTGCTTTTTTATTTACTGACGGCCAAGATtctgttaaaaaatgttttagttctATGCCTGCCTTGTTTTCATTTGCTGCTCCATGAGACAAAGTTGCTGGATGGAGCCCTGTGTCACATGCATCCGAGGTTGTTAAAGTTAAAGCATGCAAATgcaacatttaaggctactttcacacttgcggcagagtgatccgacaagcagttctgtcgccggaactgcttgccgtatcccgcaatctgcatgcaaacggacagcatttgtagactgatccggatcacctttttaaaggtctgcgctgcgcatgcgcagaccagaaggatggatccggcattgcggtatttttaatgccggatccagcattcaggcaagtgttcagttttttgggccggagataaaactgtagcatgctgcggtattatctacgtcctgaaaagtaaaaaagactgaactgaagacgtcctgatgcatcctgaacggattactctcccttcagaatgcatggggataaaactgatccgttattttccggtattgagcccctaggacggaactctgtgccggaaaataaaaatgcaagtgtgaaagtacccttatatccAGTCATCTTGTACATGGAAACATATGCGTGAAACACTGTGAATGACTACTACAAAGTtctagctaagggtactttcacgctactgttcttttccggtattgaaatccggtaaagggtctcaataccagaaaaaaaaacgcatctgaatggaaagcaatccgttcagtatgtcttccgttccgtcccttttacgatatttgactggacaaaatccccgaacaataccgcacttgccggatccggcattaatttccatagagatgtattaatgctagATCCGGTATAAAGTGTTCCAGAAattgacggatccggttttccggtgtGCGCATGCGCCGAGACATAGGAGGAGCTGGTTTCgcctttgatctttgaaaaaaatgtaaatactgaatccgttattccggatgagaCCGGTGAAATACCGGATCAGGAAAAAAAAGGGCTATCGGTTTACATACGGTTTGctagatctggcaggcagtttattgccggaactgcctgctggattcaaacaacgctagtgtgaaagtagcctaaggaaggTACAAAAATATGTCTTAAAACAATGACagtaggattattattatttttttacatttttagctACAAAAGTGAAATGCTGATCAAGTTAACAAAGTATTTTTTGGGGCAAGGTAAATATCTGAAATGCATTACCTGCTGAGCACTGTCCCGGTGTGGCATGGCTGGATCTGGGAGCACAGAACCTCCAGCTGTTTCTGCTCGGTTACCGGGATGCTTGGCTTCAAGCTGTAATCATTTCTCAGCCAGTTATAATCCGCTCCTGTTGTCTGTTCCCTCTGCTCGTTCTCTATCTCGTGCAGCAGTCGTTCACGCTCTCCCAGGTGCCATTGCAATTCCCTCAACAAAGTCTTGGTCACCACTTCTGAGCCAGGGTATTGCGTGGACTTGTCTGACTCTGCTCTGGACCATTTCATCCAGCCAAAGAggggcatctttttttttttttttcctttgggtACTGGAATAGAGTTTTATTAAGATAAATATCTTTAGAATTCATTACCTGAAGAAAACCCTTGTTTTATTGTTAAATAACATCAAGCAAAAATTTCTATTTTCCTGCTTGAATTTTTACTTTAGTgtcgtaataaaaaaaaaaaataattgaatgaatatatatatatatatatatatatatatatatatatatatatatatatatatatatatatatatatagattgaaTAACCCATATTTAAAAGAAACAACCAAAAATGTCTGCTGCTTATAGTTTACCTTTTATTCCCAGACTGTTGGGTATTTAGTGTATCCTTTCTTTCGTCCTGGACTTTTCTTACAGGTCTTGCAAGGTTTCCTGTTGAAATATATCATGTGCCGTTTCATTAGAGTCCAGTGGAGATCTCCTTTAAGTCTGGGTTAACGCTGCCTTCTTGGCACCTTACAAGAATGGCCGCTTGCTAAGGACATCCGACAGGATCGTGGCGTGCTGCGCACTAAATGCATGTGCGGATGTGAAAGCTCTTAAAGTTGAAGATGTCATGTGACCTCGTCGTGGCGTTTTGTTACGGTCTTTAATTGGAAAGTGGAAACCtttattgaccccccccccccaaaaaaaaaaaaagtacttctaTAAAACTTAAAATGCAAATATACTCTCTTAGTGGACTAGTTGAATTCTAACATTTGCATGCAGTTTAGGCTTCTGTCTGCTTGCAGTATTTGACTACGGTGCAGGCAACAATGCAGGCTGCGCATGGAAGGAAAATGGCACATTCCTCATTAGTCGGAGGGATAAGGAGAAGGCATATAAGCAAGCTCTACTTCATGCAAAAATAAGTACATACCATTATCACGCTGGTGCAGAGCTGAAATGTAATCCAGTAATTCCTCTTCCTACCGTATAGATGAGGCACGCACTCATGTTCTGGCGATTTTGTGTGCACTAAAGGTCGCTGAAGCAGTCTccacccccccctcctttttttccctcttccGTTTCAGTTATCTAGTCTCTTTTTATTAGTCTGAACCCCAGGCATGAGGAGACAGCTCTTCTCCTTACTTCCTTTCTGAGATTACTGCTTTTACAAGTCAGAGTTTTCTTAGCATTGTTAcatggattcccccccccccccccacccccacacttTTATCCCAGCGATGCCGAATTGTTGGCAAACAGAGGCTGCGTTAATGTGCCCTAGATGCCATACAACATAACACATGATGTGCATGGCCGTTATTAAAGCAGATATTATACACTGGAAAAATTCAGATGTCAACATTAATAATGCTCAGCTGGAAGGTTTTCACATTGCATTGTATATGGTACTATGCAAGTCTGAAGGAGCTGGCCGcataatgacagagctgtctttGCAAATTTTAAGACAAATTGAAAGCATGACTTCTTACCACCTTTCCCGTGTGCATTCCAGAAGATAAAAGGCTGCTAACGGTTCAAGGGAAAACTTGTTTCTGTTTTCTTACAGGCTGTTTATATTAAAAGGGTatcctagccttaaaggggttttccagtttgcattaacatcctttaaaataatctttTATGAAGGAAGCTGtgtttttgtaatgtatttcttttacctttttattgctcctatctcccgttctgggctgtggtctcATGACCGTGTCCATGCAGCACTTAATTCCTGTGATGTGATGTCCATGGATAAGGGAGTATCtaggtaactagctgggtgggaggagctataaactagctggacgtTGTTAGAggcggtgctggaggtgtggcagaggaaggagaagtgcatcatgggtttggttggatgcagCAACAGGAAGGGCTACATACAGGATGACCCGGCTCAGCTAATGATTCCTGTGTCAGGACCAGGAATTGGAGATCGCTGTCTGAACTGGAGCACATGGgattgcttttatttatttatttatttttttaaagacatcCTGTCCATTTTCTTAAAAAGATTAGtagctggacaacccttttaggctactttcacactagcgttattgttttccggcattgagttccgtcctaggggctctataccggaaaagaccTTATCAGTgttatcctaatgtattctgaatggagagcaatccgttcaggttgcatccggatgtcttcagttcagactTTTTGCCTTTTCACAAGAAAGATCATACCATagcagttttatctccgtccaaaattccagaacactttccccattgacatgcattaatgccggattcggccctgagtgttccggcaaaatgaatccggcattgcggtctgcgcatgctccgaccgcaaaaatgtgaaaaaaaataaatgccgaatCCGTTctccggagagactgatccgccatttaaatgcatttgtcacactgatcagaatcctgatccgtatgacaaatgccatcagtttgcatgcagtTTGACGGATccttctgccgcaagtgtgaaagtaccctaagtacaaCTGAAGTTCAAGTCTATGCTtaaaatttaaagggagtctgtcaccaggtaATTCACGGTTACACCACACCTTGGAGGGCTAACTTGGCTGTATCCACTGATGCTTTTCACTTCgcgatccgttgcttcattcCTGATAAAAAGTACTTATTCATTTGCAAATTGGCCAAGTGCACCAAAGGCAGGCCGAAGTCACTTTGTGCACCCTTTCTCCTCCTACTTCTGCCAGCTGCTCCTTCTCCTGCTTGATTGAAAGGGTCAGGCGAAATGACTGTAGGAACCGAGCTCTGTCAAGCAGGGGTgtgaggggctggcagaggagtaagggtgcacagaatgcacttaactgcttttttctccagaatgaacaACAGaacggtatcattacattcagctgagctagtcctacaaggcgctgagggagatttatcaaaacaatagcaaccaatcatattccacctttcttttttcagagctcctttggaaaatgaaacggCCAATCTGGTTGGTTGGTTGCTAGGGGAAACTAAGTCAGCTTGCCATTGCATACATTTTGCTAAATCTCCCCCGTTGTGTCTGTTAACCAGTCGTTTTCTTTGTGATAGACTAATCCACctttgcccagcgaattcagttcaaaatactaacaaatacatacaaggccgtccacaacctgtcccctccttacatctctgagctactttcccgatacatccccacacgcaatctctgatcctcacaagacctcctcctctcctgtcctcttatcacctcttcccaccatcgcctccaagatttctcccgtgcatcccccttactggaactcgctaccccaacatatcaaactctcacctacagtggaatccttcaaaagaaacctaaaacccacctcttcagacaagcctacaaccagtgaccctgctgcctctataccgccatgaccaacttgacccgcacctactgtgtccttctcccataccatgtagattgtaagccctcacgggcagggccctctctccttctgtaactcgtcttgttcatgcttggtGCAATtgtatgtattatgtatgtgcacccctcatcatatgtacagcaccatcATATGTACAGCGTTATGGAATAAATGGCAAAATTGTGTAAATATGAGGatttttatctttatgcaaatctGGCAGTTGGAGCACCAAGGGTTGGACTGTAGGCTTCAAGCACCTCTACAGCTACGCTCCTAGTGCTcattactagggatcgaccgatattgattttttagggccgataccgataccgataatttgtgaactttcaggccgatagccgataatttataccgatattctgggaattttcatttttgaaaaaaataaataaaattcccacaaatcagctgaaaattaatgtttattgttaatgtgtatttttttaatctttctttttcatttatattttggtgtttttattattttttttgtaactaacttttagcccccttagggactagaacccttgtcctattcaccctgattaGGAAAAATAGATGAGCTTATATAAAAACCATGGATTCCTAGGGGAAtgcacatttttcctaaaacccAATGACTCTATGTAACGCTGGACCACCAATGATTATTAGTGAGTCACAGTGCAGACACAAGAAGACAAGGCTATCAAAAGGTAGAGGGAGTGTAatgagtagggatcgaccgattatcggatttaccgatattatcggccgatattcaggattttgaacgctatcggtatcggcatctattttgccgatattccgatagcgtatggggaacacagatcgcgcttctgtcagcgctctccgtcagcgctatcggtatcggcagagatctatcagggtgaataggagctcacactgtccctgctgctgtgtgctctgtgcacacagcagcatggagcttatcatggcagccagggcttcaataccgtcctggctgccatggtaaccgatcggagccccagcattacactgctggggctccgatcggaggagcaagggagaggggatcctgtggaggggcgcactgcgactggggtggggggccctatgcgccaccactgcttaatactgggggggagggggggcgcactgcgccaccaatgcttaatactgggggggggggggcttggggggcgcactgcgccaccaatgtctgatactggggggcttgggggggcgcacctctatgagcagtagctgcgatccgcggcacctgaggagttaactaccgcagatcgcagctacagctcatagaggtcgggagccggctatgtgatcctgcagctcccgcctcctgtatatgaatgaatgatagattaatcttcattggtggagcagtggccatagctcctcccctcctcctgtcccctgtcctctcattggcggcagcggcagcagcagcacagggggagggagacactgcttcttctcccctgtgctgctaaggggaacacggagagcgctgacagaagcgcgatctgtgttccccatacgctatcggaatatcggcaaaatagatgccgataccgatagcgttcaaaatcctgaatatcggccgataatatcggtaaatccgataatcggtcgatccctactcatTACACTCCCTCTACCTTTTGATAGCCTTGTCTTCTTGTGTCTGCACTGTGACTCACTAATAATCATTGGTGGTCCAGCGTTACATAGAGTCATTgggttttaggaaaaatgtgcaTTCCCCTAGGAATCCATGGTTTTTATATAAGCTCATCTATTTTTCCTAAGGTTGCCCTGATAAATCTGACAATGTTTGGGGGCCATGGTTAAGGATCTTTCCTACTGTTTTGGGACCTTTGGCTTCTTAGCCTTCTTTCTTTTAGACGGTCCCTCCCTGCTTTCccgttattttattttcattgttAGGAATTACTTTTTATACTACTGTTGGTGGCGGTTGGGCTGTATGTTGATGTAGATCATAATTAAGCAAGTAACCTCTGACATTACTTTGATGCCCATGCAGGCATTGTTCGGTTAACTTATTTCTGTTTGGGCTGAGAAACCGATTAGGGAGTGTTCAgacaaccgtatttttggtccgcatctgatccctgtttgtggataggatgcggacccattcatttcagccgtgtgctgtctgcctctatatgtcttttccgtagcccagcaaaaaagatagaacgtgtcctattcttgtccgttttgataATGTGCTGTATCTTTTATGTATGCAATCATTGCTTGCAGTGGAGCCTTTGTAGAGGGGAGCGAGCACTGTGCGGGGAGGAGAGCTTACCTTTCCATCTTGCTTGCAGCTCCGCTCCTCTGCTACGTGTGATGCCGTTGGCACCTCCACTTCTGGGTGGACTTTAGTTGGCATATCGGCAATCCCCGGGGTGCCACAGGTAGTGTCTGCCCAGTGTAATCACTTACATGGCATGCCTTGGACCTTATTGCAGTAGAGCATCAGCTTTAAGCCACCTGCACACGGGTGCgggtgaacgcacataagatcGGCACGAATTTTCTTTGTGGATTTATGTTGGTTTCTGCAGCATGTTCGCACCAAACTCCACAATGTCTaattgcagtttttggtgcagatttgatgcggttttgccgcagatcttaccctgccattgaaaagggtgaaatccgcagctaaaactgcaaacataattCACATGCTATTTAATTTGAAATCTGCGCGTGTCAGGTTAGTTTCCGcatggaaaaaaatctgcaaagtgtacatgagattagtGTAATCTCATGCACGTAATACGATGCGGTTTTTCTGCACGGGAATCCGCATGGAAAAACTGCATGTATTCCGCAATGTGTGCAGATTGCCTTCGAGTACTTGCACATGGGTTGACAAACAGAAATTCCTCATGGATTTTTATGTGGATTTCTGTGTGTTTCAGCACCaaatccacatgtgttatttttgatttttattGCAGATTTGAAGCTAATTTGCCACACAAACAATTGATATGCTGCTGATTTCTAAATCTTTACGGATTTTTTTGGTGTACATGACATTTGTGAAATCTCATTAATTTTGCGTATATTGTATTACTTTGTGTTTTTGTCCACATGAAAATCcactcagaaaaaaaaatgtacgttATCTGCACCGTGCGCAGGTACCCTTGCACCTTTTctgtgtaaaaactgtgtaatactctttttcccctgtggtggcgctgcagtggAAATAAACACTTGCTGCTTTATTCCCCCACAGATTGCGGCTGATTGTTGGGACATTTTCTTCCAACAAAAATGAATTGTCTGATTGCAACAACCCCATTTAAACACCTTGGTTAACCCATGACGTGGTGAATAAAGCAATGATGTGTAACTCAATGGGATAAGGGCAGATTGGTCATGGCATCACAGTTGCTCTTTATCAATAAGCCCAATTAAACAAATTGCCTGAAAGCGATTCAGCGACTCTTTGACATGCAGCGAATAGACAGTTTATTTCCATGGTGCAATGTAATAATCCCTTAATGAAAAAGGAGAAAATCTGTAGCAGACCTACTCATCAGTTCAGCTGTGAGTTGATTTACAGTAATAATTTGCTGTAACTGAAGGTTGCATGTGTCTACAATGTGTAACATCAGTGTGTGCTTATCTTTCTCAGGACACCAAATGAAATTTCATATATTGCTGAGTTTAGGCACCTGGAGGATCAGGAACTACAGAAGTACTCCAGCAATGACTGCAGAGAACCAGGTACTTCAGATGCATCTCCCTTCTCGTACAACTCATGGCCCAAATGCAGCTTACCAAGGCTCCCAATATCAAattttgattcattttttcaggaAGTGCAATATAAGAATTCCTTGAAAGAAAGACCCAGGGCAGTGCAaaataggcctgcacaatatatcgccaaagcaatcgcaattaatcgccatatcgcaatcgccaattggccgacccaaaaatgctgcaattatattaccatatttttcgctttataagacaaactcccgcccccccccccggcagtgcgccttataaagcgatggttgactttttacgtggttgacacggatgtatcgccggccgctatgctgcacagcgcgaccggccatacatcagttacagtatggggagggaggaggggctggaggcaagtcgttattttaatgaacaaatgttcttttatttattctattttatttatctgttctgtgcagtgctattaagaaaatggcaagttttgtattttgtacttttgcagtaatgcaaatatgttatttaatttagtaaaagatgttttattttgaaacactgtgcatttc
This region of Bufo gargarizans isolate SCDJY-AF-19 chromosome 11, ASM1485885v1, whole genome shotgun sequence genomic DNA includes:
- the RD3L gene encoding protein RD3-like, translating into MPLFGWMKWSRAESDKSTQYPGSEVVTKTLLRELQWHLGERERLLHEIENEQREQTTGADYNWLRNDYSLKPSIPVTEQKQLEVLCSQIQPCHTGTVLSRFREVLAENDVLPWEIVYIFKQVLKDFLNSIDREHQQVKLLDMWNANCPVNFTTSGDPNLHKEEIPTVSSYVDRNMQSLFPTFSHRIWNLPYYYPSS